One stretch of Pyxidicoccus trucidator DNA includes these proteins:
- a CDS encoding YrhB domain-containing protein, whose amino-acid sequence MLTYKDALRIALAHLRPDCGLIESMTRELPFGWYFLAQPKQYLETGNPLHLLMGNGGFVVDRETGRVHEFGSAFPLERNLRMYAKGFRYQVYDLTITLVHDLKTTVRLLHGLGMSYVEPEEAYGVVWRVPQRYTESQLEQFLQHLPHTFAGHGFYFHLEVFEEMDQARCCTYELREHQPEQVRSPPP is encoded by the coding sequence GTGCTGACCTACAAAGACGCCCTGCGCATCGCACTGGCGCATCTTCGGCCAGACTGTGGGCTCATCGAGTCCATGACGCGAGAGTTGCCCTTCGGCTGGTACTTCCTTGCCCAGCCCAAGCAGTACCTCGAGACAGGGAATCCCCTGCACCTGTTGATGGGCAACGGCGGCTTCGTCGTGGACCGGGAGACGGGACGTGTGCACGAGTTCGGGTCGGCATTTCCCCTCGAACGGAACCTGCGCATGTACGCGAAGGGGTTCCGGTACCAGGTCTACGACTTGACCATCACTCTCGTGCATGACCTGAAGACCACGGTGCGACTGCTGCATGGGCTCGGCATGTCCTACGTGGAGCCGGAGGAGGCGTACGGCGTGGTGTGGCGTGTCCCCCAGCGCTATACGGAGTCGCAACTGGAGCAGTTCCTCCAACACCTTCCCCACACGTTCGCGGGCCACGGCTTCTATTTCCACCTGGAGGTCTTCGAGGAGATGGACCAGGCGCGCTGCTGTACCTACGAGCTACGCGAGCATCAACCGGAGCAGGTCAGGTCTCCCCCGCCGTGA
- a CDS encoding glycosyltransferase family 9 protein: protein MSWHKRLELWAKLALALVASALFWRPGRRRRPGSSLSVPRKVLLVRPDNRVGEALLTTPLMRTLKAHVHPAPEVHVLVHAKVARVLAGHPDADSVIAFDRRRLWLGPLAPGLQALRRERYDLVVDCANWESPSVTSALVARMAGPLAVVIGPDVWPVSRLHSLSVPARTDTRNEAVQRTHLLTPVTGGTVARGLSFREPAVGPAIRAYLEANAGTAAAVINPGGRLGPRRIPPQAFAAAARTLLELGRVPVVTWGPGEEELARSVVEAAPGARLAPPTNLDELAALMRAAGFTVCNNTGPMHLSVAVGAPTLAFFLRMDMERWGHAYAPHRMVDLTALVDGAGGQGLEARASDEVRAFASALREAGGR from the coding sequence ATGTCCTGGCACAAGCGGCTCGAGCTGTGGGCGAAGCTGGCGCTGGCACTCGTGGCGTCTGCCCTCTTCTGGCGCCCCGGCCGCCGTCGCCGTCCTGGAAGTTCCCTGTCCGTCCCCCGGAAGGTGCTGCTCGTGCGGCCCGACAACCGCGTGGGCGAGGCGCTCCTCACCACCCCACTGATGCGCACCCTCAAGGCGCATGTGCACCCCGCCCCCGAGGTGCACGTGCTCGTCCATGCGAAGGTCGCGCGGGTCCTGGCGGGACACCCGGATGCGGACTCGGTCATCGCGTTCGACCGGCGGCGGCTCTGGCTGGGGCCGTTGGCGCCCGGGCTCCAGGCCCTGCGCCGCGAGCGCTATGACCTGGTGGTGGACTGCGCCAACTGGGAATCCCCCTCGGTGACGAGCGCGCTCGTGGCCCGCATGGCGGGGCCCCTCGCGGTGGTCATCGGCCCGGACGTGTGGCCGGTATCCCGCCTCCACTCCCTGTCCGTGCCCGCCCGCACGGACACCCGGAACGAGGCCGTGCAGCGCACGCACCTGCTCACGCCCGTCACGGGAGGCACGGTGGCGAGGGGGCTTTCCTTCCGGGAGCCGGCCGTGGGGCCCGCCATCCGCGCGTATCTGGAGGCGAATGCCGGCACCGCCGCCGCGGTCATCAACCCGGGCGGGCGCCTGGGCCCCCGGCGGATTCCGCCCCAGGCCTTCGCCGCCGCCGCGCGGACGCTGCTGGAGCTGGGGCGCGTCCCCGTCGTCACCTGGGGCCCGGGAGAGGAGGAGCTCGCCCGCTCCGTGGTGGAGGCCGCGCCCGGGGCCCGACTCGCGCCGCCCACCAACCTGGACGAGCTGGCCGCCCTCATGCGCGCCGCGGGCTTCACCGTGTGCAACAACACCGGGCCCATGCACCTGTCGGTCGCCGTCGGGGCCCCCACCCTGGCCTTCTTCCTCCGGATGGACATGGAGCGCTGGGGCCACGCCTACGCGCCCCACCGCATGGTGGACCTCACGGCGCTCGTGGATGGCGCGGGCGGGCAGGGCCTGGAGGCCCGGGCCTCGGACGAGGTGCGCGCCTTCGCCTCGGCCCTGCGTGAAGCAGGTGGCCGGTAA
- the lpxK gene encoding tetraacyldisaccharide 4'-kinase, with protein MNPSTPEAPTAIERVFYPPAPEPWGRRALLSPLTAVSWTYAAAVRLRGALYDSGLLRAERVEGLRVISVGNLNVGGTGKTPAVLHLADLLVREGRKVGILTRGYGRGSREPLTFTGAEALPSVEDAGDEPLLLARRCPQVRLFVGADRVSGALRARDDFGLDTVLLDDGFQHRRLARDEDLVVVDESVGLGNGHMLPRGPLREPRSSLRRATLLWMRASSTAPTVPTNPALVTPGPDLPEGTGVPRVRTRYLPTAWLEPSGQIHPTAALTGQPVLALAGLARPGGFLRTLQSLGTEVRDAALFPDHHRFTADELRAVGARAARQGARVVTTEKDAVRLPPGFEAWVVRLGVEVLEGESHLRRALGLADVPRDL; from the coding sequence GTGAATCCGTCGACACCCGAAGCCCCTACGGCCATCGAGCGGGTCTTCTACCCGCCCGCTCCCGAGCCATGGGGACGCCGTGCGCTCCTGTCACCGCTCACGGCGGTGTCGTGGACCTATGCCGCGGCGGTGCGCCTGAGAGGTGCCCTCTACGATTCAGGACTGCTGCGCGCCGAGCGTGTGGAGGGCCTGCGCGTCATCTCCGTGGGCAACCTCAACGTGGGGGGCACGGGCAAGACGCCAGCGGTGCTCCACCTGGCGGACCTGCTGGTACGCGAGGGCCGCAAGGTCGGCATCCTCACGCGAGGCTACGGCCGGGGCTCGCGCGAGCCGCTGACCTTCACCGGCGCGGAGGCCCTGCCCTCGGTCGAGGATGCGGGTGACGAGCCGCTGCTGCTCGCGCGCCGCTGTCCCCAGGTGCGCCTCTTCGTGGGTGCGGACCGTGTGTCCGGGGCCCTGCGGGCGCGCGACGACTTCGGTCTGGACACGGTGCTGCTCGACGACGGCTTCCAGCACCGCCGGCTCGCGCGTGACGAGGACCTCGTCGTGGTAGACGAGTCCGTGGGACTGGGCAATGGCCACATGCTCCCCCGGGGGCCGTTGCGTGAGCCTCGCTCGTCCCTGCGTCGCGCCACGCTGCTCTGGATGCGGGCGTCCTCCACGGCGCCAACTGTTCCGACAAACCCGGCCCTGGTCACTCCAGGCCCGGACCTTCCCGAGGGCACGGGAGTCCCCCGGGTCCGTACGCGCTACCTGCCCACGGCGTGGTTGGAGCCCTCGGGCCAGATCCATCCGACGGCCGCGCTGACCGGGCAGCCGGTGCTCGCGCTGGCGGGGCTCGCCCGCCCGGGGGGCTTCCTGCGGACCCTGCAGTCACTCGGCACGGAGGTTCGCGACGCGGCCCTCTTCCCCGACCACCACCGCTTCACGGCAGACGAACTGCGCGCTGTCGGGGCCCGAGCGGCCCGGCAGGGCGCACGGGTGGTGACGACGGAGAAGGACGCGGTGCGTCTGCCACCGGGTTTCGAGGCGTGGGTGGTCCGGCTGGGGGTGGAAGTGCTGGAGGGCGAGTCCCACCTGCGCCGGGCGCTCGGGCTGGCGGACGTGCCGCGCGACTTGTGA
- the gmk gene encoding guanylate kinase: protein MNAPTVLQPGLLLVLSAPSGAGKTTLAHRLLKETPDAVFSISVTTRRPRGKERDGVDYHFVDVAAFQQKIERGEFVEWAEVHHHFYGSPQAAVDEARARKSVAIFDIDVQGGQAIKRKHPDAVLVFVLPPSMEELERRLRDRQTDSDETIRRRLLAARSEIERGIASYDYIVMNDDFERAYGELRSVVAAERCRRGRVDVSKLGLGDGG, encoded by the coding sequence ATGAACGCGCCCACCGTGCTCCAGCCTGGTCTGTTGCTCGTCCTCTCCGCGCCTTCCGGGGCGGGGAAGACCACCCTTGCCCACCGGCTCCTCAAGGAGACGCCGGATGCGGTCTTCTCCATCAGCGTCACCACGCGGCGGCCCCGCGGGAAGGAGCGCGACGGGGTGGACTACCACTTCGTCGACGTCGCCGCCTTCCAGCAGAAGATTGAGCGGGGCGAGTTCGTGGAGTGGGCCGAGGTCCACCACCACTTCTACGGCAGCCCCCAGGCCGCGGTGGACGAGGCCCGCGCCCGGAAGAGCGTGGCCATTTTCGACATCGACGTGCAGGGCGGGCAGGCCATCAAGCGCAAGCACCCAGACGCGGTGCTCGTCTTCGTGCTGCCCCCCTCCATGGAGGAGTTGGAGCGTCGCCTGAGAGATCGTCAGACGGACTCCGACGAGACCATCCGACGCCGGCTGCTGGCTGCCCGCTCGGAGATAGAGCGGGGAATCGCCTCGTACGACTACATCGTCATGAATGACGACTTCGAGCGGGCCTACGGCGAGCTGCGCTCCGTGGTGGCGGCGGAGCGCTGCCGTCGGGGTCGGGTGGATGTCTCGAAGCTGGGGCTCGGCGACGGAGGCTGA
- a CDS encoding Trm112 family protein, producing the protein MPPLDAVLRAVLGCPRCKGPITVHEQEALSEVHCPRCRCAWPVEDGIPRMVPERMSRTAPEREPE; encoded by the coding sequence GTGCCGCCCCTGGATGCGGTGCTGAGGGCCGTGCTGGGCTGTCCTCGATGCAAGGGCCCGATCACGGTGCACGAGCAGGAGGCCCTCTCCGAGGTCCACTGCCCTCGCTGTCGGTGCGCGTGGCCGGTGGAGGACGGAATCCCGCGAATGGTACCCGAGCGCATGTCTCGGACCGCACCTGAGCGGGAGCCGGAGTAG
- a CDS encoding adenylyltransferase/cytidyltransferase family protein, protein MNTLEKLQPLAKVAEERERWRAEGRTVALANGVFDLLHVGHVRYLEGARALADVLVVAVNSDASTRAYKGPGRPHIPEAERAELVAALACTDRVIVFDEPNVRAIIRALKPDVHVKGTDYTPESIPEGDEVRAYGGRTAVSGDPKDHSTTELARRLGREGTK, encoded by the coding sequence ATGAACACCCTGGAGAAGCTCCAACCGCTGGCGAAGGTGGCGGAGGAGCGCGAGCGCTGGAGGGCCGAGGGGCGCACGGTGGCCCTCGCCAACGGCGTCTTCGACCTGCTGCACGTGGGCCACGTGCGCTACCTGGAGGGCGCCCGGGCACTGGCGGACGTGCTGGTGGTGGCGGTGAACTCGGACGCGTCCACGCGGGCCTATAAGGGCCCGGGGCGCCCCCACATCCCCGAGGCAGAGCGCGCGGAGCTGGTGGCCGCGCTCGCCTGCACGGACCGGGTGATTGTCTTCGACGAGCCCAACGTGCGAGCCATCATCCGCGCCCTCAAGCCGGACGTGCACGTGAAGGGCACGGACTACACGCCGGAGAGCATCCCCGAGGGGGACGAGGTCCGTGCCTACGGCGGGCGCACGGCGGTGTCCGGCGACCCGAAGGACCACAGCACCACGGAGCTCGCCCGGCGCCTCGGCCGCGAGGGCACGAAGTAG
- a CDS encoding bifunctional heptose 7-phosphate kinase/heptose 1-phosphate adenyltransferase, with the protein MAAVSPARSLSSPTRLPLAFARRRVLLVGDLVADHYIYGQTDRVSREAPVLIVRYESAEVKLGGGANVAANVRALSGQVTAVGALGTDEMGRSLRRLFDEAGIRLHAVSGRGIETETKTRILAGGVSTTRQQMLRLDRGQRGSLPPRMRKALAKQVEAAARDADAVVVSDYGAGVLGDEVREVLRRLAADGLPVCVDSRYALSSFAGLTVCKPNEPELEALAGRPVRTEADLLEAGHTAVRRLGCRALLVTRGRHGMTLFDAEGGVDHIPVHGAKSAVDVTGAGDTVIATFALSLAAGASFGEAARLANVAGSLVVQKPGTATVSREELLEELRSAR; encoded by the coding sequence ATGGCCGCAGTCTCGCCCGCTCGCTCGTTGTCTTCGCCCACGCGCCTGCCGCTCGCCTTCGCGCGCCGCAGGGTGCTGCTGGTCGGGGACCTGGTCGCCGACCACTACATCTACGGTCAGACGGACCGGGTGAGCCGTGAGGCGCCGGTGCTCATCGTCCGCTACGAGTCCGCCGAGGTGAAGCTGGGCGGCGGCGCCAACGTGGCGGCCAACGTCCGGGCGCTCTCCGGGCAGGTGACGGCGGTGGGTGCGCTCGGCACGGACGAGATGGGCCGCTCGCTGCGCCGCCTGTTCGATGAGGCCGGTATCCGCCTGCACGCGGTGAGTGGGCGCGGCATCGAGACGGAGACGAAGACACGCATCCTCGCGGGCGGGGTGAGCACCACGCGCCAGCAGATGTTGCGGCTGGACCGGGGCCAGCGAGGCTCGCTGCCCCCGCGCATGCGCAAGGCGCTGGCCAAGCAGGTGGAGGCGGCGGCGCGGGACGCGGATGCGGTGGTGGTGTCCGACTACGGCGCGGGCGTGCTCGGAGACGAGGTGCGCGAGGTGCTGCGGCGGCTTGCGGCGGACGGCCTGCCCGTGTGCGTGGACAGCCGCTATGCGCTCTCGTCGTTCGCGGGCCTGACGGTGTGCAAGCCCAACGAGCCGGAGCTGGAGGCGCTCGCCGGGAGGCCGGTGCGCACGGAGGCGGACCTGCTGGAGGCGGGGCACACGGCGGTGCGCCGGCTCGGGTGCCGCGCGCTGCTGGTGACGCGAGGCCGGCACGGCATGACGCTCTTCGACGCGGAGGGCGGGGTGGACCACATCCCAGTGCACGGTGCGAAGTCGGCGGTGGACGTGACGGGGGCGGGAGACACGGTGATTGCGACCTTCGCGCTGTCGCTGGCGGCAGGCGCCTCGTTCGGTGAGGCGGCGCGGCTGGCGAACGTGGCCGGCTCGCTGGTGGTGCAGAAGCCGGGCACCGCGACGGTGTCCCGGGAAGAGCTGCTCGAAGAGCTGCGGAGCGCGCGATGA
- a CDS encoding YicC/YloC family endoribonuclease, with the protein MLKSMTGFGAGRARVGDEEVSVELRSLNHKFCEVKARLPRELSSLEPTVSKQVKDRLARGSVELLVKRQSPTASGTVPTVDLGLAREYVRAFRELAKELGLVGDVAWSQVANQPGVVRLEEKGVDVESATPAVQAALDQALTALEKMRLIEGEAIHADLDARLKLLEGWSREVAQFAPRAVQDYQQRLTDRIAELARGVAVDPQRLAQEVALFAERTDIAEEVTRLASHLEQFRALMSSSEPAGRRMDFLVQEMHREVNTTGSKSQHAEISARVVSMKAEVERIREQVQNVE; encoded by the coding sequence ATGCTGAAGAGCATGACCGGGTTCGGAGCAGGCCGCGCGCGCGTGGGGGACGAAGAGGTCTCCGTCGAGTTGCGCTCGCTCAACCACAAGTTCTGCGAGGTGAAGGCGCGCCTGCCACGTGAGCTCTCGTCACTGGAGCCAACGGTTTCGAAGCAGGTGAAGGACCGGCTGGCCCGCGGCTCGGTGGAGCTGCTGGTGAAGCGGCAATCCCCCACTGCCTCCGGCACGGTGCCCACGGTGGACCTGGGCCTGGCGCGCGAATACGTGCGCGCCTTCCGAGAGCTGGCCAAGGAGCTGGGCCTCGTGGGGGATGTCGCCTGGTCCCAGGTGGCCAATCAGCCCGGCGTCGTCCGCCTGGAGGAGAAGGGCGTGGACGTGGAGTCCGCCACTCCGGCGGTGCAAGCCGCGCTGGACCAGGCCCTCACCGCGCTGGAGAAGATGCGCCTCATCGAGGGCGAGGCCATCCACGCGGACCTCGACGCCCGGCTGAAGCTGCTGGAGGGCTGGAGCCGCGAGGTGGCGCAGTTCGCCCCGCGCGCCGTGCAGGACTACCAGCAGCGGCTCACGGACCGTATCGCCGAGCTCGCGCGCGGTGTGGCGGTGGACCCGCAGCGGCTGGCGCAGGAGGTGGCCCTCTTCGCCGAGCGCACGGACATCGCCGAGGAAGTCACCCGCCTCGCGAGCCACCTCGAGCAGTTCCGAGCCCTCATGTCCAGCAGCGAGCCCGCTGGCCGCCGAATGGATTTTCTCGTGCAGGAGATGCACCGCGAGGTGAACACGACCGGTTCCAAGAGCCAGCACGCGGAAATCTCCGCGCGCGTGGTCTCGATGAAGGCCGAGGTCGAGCGCATCCGTGAACAGGTGCAGAACGTCGAATGA